One genomic region from Solwaraspora sp. WMMD792 encodes:
- a CDS encoding SRPBCC family protein: MRTETFTDRFTVAAAPDRVHAHLADPTNHVGLSPLIVAVRDIESSTDADGHPVLRYVAVERFKIVGPLRYDNILHVRQTETDPGRRLVMQVRSPARVSVRFVMETEPDGTGSAVTVTVSLTMPTLLRSYVVRTARRVQMFRARTLAERMSG; encoded by the coding sequence GTGCGCACCGAGACCTTCACCGACCGGTTCACCGTCGCGGCGGCACCGGACCGGGTGCACGCCCACCTGGCCGACCCGACCAACCACGTCGGGCTGTCGCCGCTGATCGTCGCGGTGCGTGACATCGAGTCGAGCACCGACGCCGACGGCCACCCCGTGCTGCGGTACGTCGCGGTGGAGCGGTTCAAGATCGTCGGACCGCTGCGGTACGACAACATCCTGCACGTCCGACAGACCGAGACCGATCCGGGCCGCCGGCTCGTGATGCAGGTACGCAGCCCGGCGCGGGTGTCGGTGCGGTTCGTGATGGAGACTGAGCCCGACGGCACCGGATCGGCGGTCACCGTCACTGTGAGTCTCACCATGCCGACCCTGCTGCGCTCCTATGTGGTGCGCACGGCCAGACGGGTGCAGATGTTCCGGGCCCGTACCCTGGCCGAAAGGATGAGCGGCTGA
- a CDS encoding patatin-like phospholipase family protein: MVNGPVAFVLGGGGVLGAVEVGMLRALFRSGIEPDLVVGTSIGAVNGVLVAADPSEAVTLRLVRLWASPEASEVYGDSMARQLRRFAARTHLHSPRPLRRLLEAELGDTTTFADLAVPFHCCAASIERAAEHWFDTGPVVPAVLASAAVPGLLPPAEIDGEHFIDGGIVNSIPIGKAVEAGAKRVFVLQVGRIERPLSAPRRPWEVAQVAFEIARRHRFARELAALGHDVEVHVLPTGGGETRDDTPWAYRDMTAVGRRISRAYTASRRYLKTNVAGC, from the coding sequence ATGGTCAACGGTCCGGTCGCCTTCGTACTGGGCGGCGGCGGGGTGCTCGGCGCGGTCGAGGTCGGCATGCTGCGCGCCCTGTTCCGCTCCGGCATCGAGCCCGATCTCGTCGTCGGCACCTCGATCGGCGCCGTCAACGGCGTACTGGTCGCCGCCGACCCCTCCGAGGCGGTCACCCTGCGGCTGGTCCGGCTCTGGGCCTCCCCGGAGGCCAGCGAGGTGTACGGCGACTCGATGGCCCGCCAACTGCGCCGGTTCGCCGCCCGTACCCACCTGCACTCGCCACGGCCACTGCGCCGGCTGCTGGAGGCCGAACTGGGCGACACCACCACCTTCGCCGACCTGGCCGTGCCGTTCCACTGCTGTGCCGCCAGCATCGAACGCGCCGCCGAACACTGGTTCGACACCGGCCCGGTGGTGCCGGCAGTGCTCGCCTCGGCCGCGGTGCCCGGCCTGCTGCCCCCGGCCGAGATCGACGGTGAGCACTTCATCGACGGCGGGATCGTCAACTCGATCCCGATCGGCAAGGCCGTCGAAGCCGGGGCGAAGCGCGTCTTCGTGCTCCAGGTCGGCCGGATCGAGCGGCCACTCAGTGCGCCCCGGCGGCCCTGGGAGGTCGCCCAGGTCGCCTTCGAGATCGCCCGCCGGCACCGGTTCGCCCGGGAACTGGCGGCGCTCGGTCACGATGTGGAGGTGCACGTACTGCCGACCGGTGGGGGAGAGACACGTGACGACACACCCTGGGCGTACCGGGACATGACTGCTGTCGGCCGACGGATCAGCCGCGCCTACACCGCCTCCCGGCGCTACCTCAAGACCAACGTGGCCGGCTGCTGA
- a CDS encoding trypsin-like peptidase domain-containing protein, whose amino-acid sequence MSEHETTPPAEPSDKAQPPASPWQAPAASGQPDPATGRSSTDWTPTNQPYAGSPAPAQPAPNSPAAEAPASAQPASEAPASAQPASEAPASAQPASAQPVTGPPLGGQPQAGPYAPGYAQVPYGPGQHGQWSHGQPYAGHGYSQPHVSWSPPPGAAAQAGAQRPPNRVGRIVAGSAVVLALMLGSGAVGGAVVAAFDNGSAAPAVQTGSNGGGSAAPVIDRSSLAEIADAVQDSVVSISTGSGEGSGVVLNAEGFILTNNHVVESARGGSVTVYFADGGSASGSVVGTDARTDLAVVKVDDVDGLSPATLGDSSTMRVGDTVLALGSPLGLQGSVTAGIISAQDRTISVGGGQQQSPFGGGGQVSSMSGLLQTDAPINPGNSGGALVNTNGEVIGINTAIATSGQGEGNIGVGFAIPSNKAKDVAEALMAGEEVSHPYLGVSVTAADGGGALIAAVEDGSPADQAGLAQGDVVVQIGDTPVNDSDDLVAAVQSGQVGEQIEITYERDGEARTASATLVDAP is encoded by the coding sequence ATGAGCGAGCACGAGACCACGCCGCCGGCGGAGCCGTCGGACAAGGCTCAACCGCCGGCCAGCCCTTGGCAGGCCCCTGCCGCGTCGGGCCAGCCCGACCCGGCCACCGGTCGTTCGTCCACCGACTGGACGCCGACCAACCAGCCGTACGCCGGCTCACCCGCACCGGCCCAGCCCGCGCCCAACTCACCCGCAGCTGAGGCGCCCGCGTCGGCTCAGCCCGCGTCTGAGGCGCCCGCGTCGGCTCAGCCCGCGTCTGAGGCGCCCGCGTCGGCCCAGCCCGCGTCGGCCCAGCCGGTCACCGGACCGCCGCTCGGCGGCCAGCCGCAGGCCGGCCCGTACGCCCCCGGCTACGCCCAGGTGCCGTACGGGCCCGGCCAGCACGGGCAGTGGAGCCACGGCCAGCCGTACGCCGGCCACGGCTACAGCCAGCCGCACGTCAGCTGGTCGCCGCCGCCCGGCGCCGCCGCCCAGGCTGGCGCCCAGCGACCGCCGAACCGGGTCGGTCGGATCGTCGCCGGCTCGGCGGTCGTCCTCGCCCTGATGCTCGGCTCCGGTGCGGTCGGCGGTGCGGTGGTGGCCGCCTTCGACAACGGCAGCGCGGCGCCGGCGGTGCAGACCGGCAGCAACGGCGGCGGCAGCGCGGCACCGGTGATCGACCGCTCGTCGCTCGCCGAGATCGCCGACGCCGTCCAGGACAGCGTGGTGTCGATCTCCACCGGCTCCGGTGAAGGCTCCGGCGTGGTGCTCAACGCCGAAGGCTTCATCCTGACCAACAACCACGTCGTCGAGTCGGCACGCGGCGGATCGGTCACCGTGTACTTCGCCGACGGTGGCTCCGCGTCCGGCAGCGTGGTCGGCACCGACGCGCGTACCGACCTGGCCGTGGTCAAGGTCGACGACGTGGACGGGCTGTCCCCGGCGACCCTCGGCGACAGCAGCACGATGCGGGTCGGCGACACCGTACTGGCCCTGGGCAGCCCGCTGGGTCTGCAGGGTTCGGTGACCGCCGGGATCATCAGCGCGCAGGACCGCACCATCTCGGTGGGTGGCGGCCAGCAGCAGAGCCCGTTCGGCGGCGGCGGTCAGGTCAGCTCGATGTCCGGGCTGCTGCAGACCGACGCCCCGATCAACCCGGGGAACTCCGGTGGAGCCCTGGTCAACACCAACGGTGAGGTGATCGGGATCAACACCGCGATCGCCACCTCCGGGCAGGGCGAGGGCAACATCGGCGTCGGCTTCGCGATCCCCAGCAACAAGGCCAAGGACGTGGCCGAAGCGCTGATGGCCGGCGAGGAGGTCAGCCACCCGTACCTCGGGGTGAGCGTGACCGCGGCCGACGGCGGCGGCGCGTTGATCGCAGCGGTCGAGGACGGCAGCCCGGCTGACCAGGCCGGCCTGGCCCAGGGCGACGTGGTCGTGCAGATCGGCGACACCCCGGTGAACGACTCGGACGACCTCGTCGCGGCGGTGCAGTCCGGCCAGGTCGGGGAGCAGATCGAGATCACCTACGAGCGCGACGGCGAGGCGCGGACCGCCTCCGCCACCCTCGTCGACGCGCCGTGA
- a CDS encoding serine/threonine-protein kinase: protein MASLQAGELLARRYRLIDRIGAGGMSVIWRARDEVLDRVVAVKVLAASLAADARFRTMVREEARSAAQLIHPHVTAVHDYGEAVAPDGTVTAFVVMELLSGEELDARLTAGPLTWPAAVETCAQVAEALAAAHRLGIVHRDVTPANIMMTSIGAKVLDFGIATQIGAPDEDEEGETFGTPAYVAPERLDGRPAQPATDVYSLGVLLYETLTGRVPYPADTWDDLHRALDQEIPPLTVPGLPTPVAEICLRCLSRDPLSRPTAHQVGAALRDQLLPADPQAATMLAPTMTLPTMAGSDAAPSADAETPAADAGPPDPGPGIPAPDPAIPAADAGPPAVDGRRWFGRLDSRVATLLVVGAVAVAVILLLQPEVLRRPGSDHPPPAGQPQSTGTPADPAPPAQPTQPGPSADAPPTDAPATGAAPTPAATDTAPAPTGPVVPTVDEAITLLGQVIDDGLADGAIRRDAGLDLQNLVRNLRTSLTSGTADIDRDVDQLRRKVRIRADEGAITYAYADELDSALDQLAGAAV, encoded by the coding sequence ATGGCATCGCTGCAAGCGGGCGAACTGCTCGCCCGCAGATACCGTCTCATCGACCGGATCGGTGCCGGCGGCATGTCGGTCATCTGGCGCGCCCGCGACGAGGTGCTCGACCGAGTGGTCGCGGTCAAGGTGCTCGCCGCGTCGTTGGCCGCCGACGCGCGGTTCCGCACCATGGTGCGGGAGGAGGCACGGTCCGCCGCCCAGCTGATCCATCCACACGTGACCGCGGTGCACGACTACGGCGAGGCGGTCGCACCGGACGGCACCGTCACCGCGTTCGTGGTGATGGAGCTGCTGTCCGGCGAGGAGCTGGACGCCCGGCTCACCGCCGGCCCGCTGACCTGGCCGGCGGCGGTGGAGACCTGCGCCCAGGTAGCCGAGGCACTGGCCGCCGCGCACCGGTTGGGCATCGTGCACCGCGACGTCACCCCGGCGAACATCATGATGACCTCGATCGGCGCCAAGGTGCTCGACTTCGGTATCGCCACCCAGATCGGCGCCCCCGACGAGGACGAGGAGGGCGAGACCTTCGGCACCCCGGCGTACGTGGCGCCGGAACGCCTCGACGGCCGACCGGCACAGCCCGCCACCGACGTCTACTCGCTCGGCGTCCTGCTCTACGAGACCCTCACCGGCCGGGTGCCGTACCCCGCCGACACGTGGGACGACCTGCACCGCGCACTCGATCAGGAGATCCCGCCGCTGACGGTGCCCGGACTGCCCACCCCGGTCGCCGAGATCTGCCTGCGCTGCCTGTCCCGGGACCCGCTGAGCCGCCCCACCGCGCACCAGGTCGGCGCCGCGCTGCGGGACCAGTTGCTACCGGCCGATCCGCAGGCGGCGACCATGCTCGCGCCGACGATGACCCTGCCGACGATGGCCGGGTCCGACGCTGCGCCGTCCGCCGACGCCGAAACACCGGCCGCCGACGCCGGGCCGCCGGACCCCGGCCCCGGAATACCCGCCCCCGACCCCGCAATACCGGCCGCCGACGCCGGGCCGCCGGCTGTCGACGGTCGACGGTGGTTCGGCCGGCTCGATTCCAGGGTCGCCACGCTACTGGTGGTCGGCGCCGTAGCGGTCGCCGTGATCCTGCTGCTGCAGCCCGAGGTGCTGCGGCGGCCGGGCAGCGACCATCCGCCGCCCGCCGGGCAACCGCAGTCCACCGGTACGCCCGCCGATCCCGCCCCGCCGGCACAGCCGACCCAGCCGGGGCCGTCGGCGGACGCACCGCCCACCGACGCGCCCGCCACCGGTGCCGCGCCGACCCCTGCGGCGACCGACACCGCACCGGCACCGACCGGGCCGGTCGTTCCGACCGTCGACGAGGCGATCACTCTGCTCGGTCAGGTGATCGACGACGGGCTGGCGGACGGCGCGATCCGCCGCGACGCCGGCCTCGACCTGCAGAACCTGGTCCGCAACCTGCGGACCTCGTTGACCAGTGGCACCGCCGACATCGACCGGGACGTCGACCAGCTGCGCCGCAAGGTGCGGATCCGCGCCGACGAAGGCGCGATCACCTACGCGTACGCCGACGAGCTGGACTCGGCACTGGACCAGTTGGCCGGTGCCGCCGTCTGA
- the cutA gene encoding divalent-cation tolerance protein CutA: protein MDQISVVTTVVDARSVAEVLAASAVAGRFAACAQIGGPVASTYWWEGRVETTKEWSVQFKTATDRSDPLVTYLRTAHPYDVPEILVAVIEAGNPDYARWVYDHTRP from the coding sequence GTGGATCAAATCTCCGTTGTGACGACGGTGGTGGATGCCCGTTCGGTCGCCGAGGTGCTTGCCGCATCCGCGGTGGCCGGCCGGTTCGCCGCCTGCGCCCAGATCGGTGGTCCGGTGGCCAGCACCTACTGGTGGGAAGGCCGGGTGGAGACCACGAAGGAGTGGTCTGTGCAGTTCAAGACCGCCACCGACCGTAGCGACCCACTGGTCACCTATCTGCGCACCGCGCACCCCTACGACGTACCCGAGATCCTGGTTGCCGTCATCGAAGCCGGCAATCCCGATTACGCCCGGTGGGTGTACGACCACACCCGTCCCTGA
- a CDS encoding ABC transporter ATP-binding protein, with amino-acid sequence MVAIATDRLTKVFDDGTVAVDGVSLAVPSGQFLVLLGPTGCGKSTILRLVAGLETPTSGHVLIDDRVVDGWSAQRRQVSMVFQDYALYPHLTVAQNIAFPLRMGHGPAVEQRIRQVAAELGIAEHLHRQPAVLSGGQRQRVAMARAIVRQPKAFLLDEPLSNLDAGLRAELRADVTALARRHGVTTVYVTHDQTEALTMADQLAVLRKGRLQQIGPPEQVYGDPANLFVAAFLGTPRTSLLQGAVYAEPDRVVIDLGSQVLELPVGDARVARLAEHHTERVTVALRADALYPVPPTGADPARPAGPDPAGSDRMLSVTLRGTVRAVENLGHEALVWVDTGGLPTSPAESQLDLPDPQTHLAELLAEDPPPRHQLRKTIARMIPQQRRPDPPATARTRYGFYPVYEPDPSDPPDGDGDVVVRVPATAPPQPGETMTMALDLDRLLLFDRSGHRIRLH; translated from the coding sequence GTGGTCGCCATCGCCACCGACCGACTGACGAAGGTCTTCGACGACGGCACCGTCGCAGTCGACGGGGTGAGTCTCGCGGTCCCGTCCGGCCAGTTCCTGGTGCTGCTCGGGCCGACCGGATGCGGCAAGTCGACGATCCTGCGGCTGGTCGCCGGGCTGGAAACGCCGACGTCCGGGCACGTGCTGATCGACGACCGGGTGGTGGACGGCTGGTCGGCGCAGCGACGACAGGTGTCCATGGTGTTCCAGGACTACGCGCTGTACCCGCATCTGACGGTCGCCCAGAACATCGCCTTTCCGCTGCGTATGGGTCACGGCCCGGCGGTGGAACAGCGGATCCGGCAGGTGGCCGCCGAGCTGGGCATCGCCGAGCATCTGCACCGGCAGCCCGCCGTGCTGTCCGGTGGGCAACGTCAGCGGGTCGCCATGGCCCGGGCCATCGTGCGCCAGCCGAAGGCGTTCCTGCTGGACGAACCGCTGTCCAACCTGGATGCCGGGCTGCGGGCCGAGTTGCGTGCCGATGTGACGGCGCTGGCCCGCCGGCACGGGGTGACCACCGTCTACGTGACCCACGACCAGACCGAGGCGCTGACCATGGCGGACCAGCTCGCGGTGCTCCGCAAGGGCCGGCTGCAGCAGATCGGGCCGCCGGAGCAGGTGTACGGTGACCCGGCGAACCTGTTCGTCGCGGCGTTCCTCGGCACCCCACGGACCAGTCTGCTGCAGGGGGCGGTCTACGCCGAGCCGGACCGGGTGGTGATCGACCTCGGTTCGCAGGTGCTGGAGTTGCCGGTGGGTGACGCCCGGGTGGCCCGGCTGGCCGAGCACCACACCGAGCGGGTCACCGTGGCGTTGCGGGCCGACGCGCTGTACCCCGTACCGCCGACCGGCGCTGACCCGGCGCGGCCCGCCGGCCCGGACCCGGCCGGGTCCGACCGGATGCTGTCGGTCACCCTGCGCGGCACAGTCCGGGCGGTGGAGAACCTCGGCCACGAGGCACTGGTCTGGGTGGACACCGGCGGCCTGCCCACCTCCCCGGCCGAGTCGCAACTGGATCTGCCGGATCCGCAGACCCACCTGGCCGAGCTGCTGGCCGAGGATCCGCCGCCCCGGCACCAGCTGCGGAAGACCATCGCCCGGATGATCCCGCAGCAGCGCCGTCCGGACCCGCCGGCGACCGCTCGGACCCGGTACGGCTTCTACCCGGTGTACGAGCCGGATCCGTCCGACCCACCGGACGGTGACGGTGACGTCGTGGTTCGGGTGCCGGCGACGGCACCGCCGCAGCCCGGCGAGACGATGACCATGGCGCTGGACCTGGACCGGCTGCTGCTGTTCGACCGGTCCGGGCACCGCATCCGCCTGCACTGA
- a CDS encoding 1-acyl-sn-glycerol-3-phosphate acyltransferase: MPLPPRWVRRTLLAPAVPLLAAAVLTTLPFWIFLAAAASLLVPGRLRVLRLFWVAVVYLLWDTAALIALFGLWLASGCGWKIRSPAFQRAHYVLTGWFLTFFFWHARWALRLSIDVVGTDPDTALPGRPELVVSRHAGPGDSFILIHGLVNWFDREPRIVLKETLQWDPAIDVLLNRLPNRFIAPGDRRAEPVETQIAHLATGLDANDAFVIFPEGGNFTPGRRSRAIERLHALGLHGMAARAESMRHVLAPRPGGLLAALDAAPDAGVIFVAHTGLDRMLTGADVWRELPMDKRIVMRFWSVPPEEIPAGRDERIEWLYDWWARIDLWIEKNRSDTLRA, from the coding sequence ATGCCGCTGCCACCCCGCTGGGTACGCCGGACACTGCTCGCCCCGGCGGTACCGCTGCTTGCCGCAGCGGTGCTCACCACGCTGCCGTTCTGGATCTTCCTGGCCGCCGCCGCCTCGCTGCTGGTGCCCGGCCGGCTGCGGGTGTTGCGACTGTTCTGGGTCGCCGTGGTCTATCTGCTGTGGGACACCGCCGCTCTGATCGCCCTATTCGGACTCTGGCTGGCCTCCGGCTGCGGCTGGAAGATCCGCAGCCCGGCCTTTCAACGCGCCCACTATGTGCTGACCGGTTGGTTCCTGACGTTCTTCTTCTGGCATGCCCGCTGGGCGTTACGGCTGAGTATCGACGTGGTCGGCACCGATCCGGACACCGCGCTGCCCGGCCGTCCCGAGTTGGTGGTGTCCCGGCACGCCGGCCCGGGCGACTCGTTCATCCTGATCCACGGCTTGGTCAACTGGTTCGACCGGGAGCCGCGGATCGTGCTCAAGGAGACCCTGCAGTGGGATCCGGCGATCGACGTGCTGCTCAACCGGCTGCCCAACCGGTTCATCGCCCCTGGTGACCGGCGCGCCGAGCCGGTCGAGACCCAGATCGCGCATCTGGCGACCGGGCTGGACGCCAACGACGCGTTCGTCATCTTCCCCGAGGGCGGCAACTTCACCCCGGGCCGGCGCAGCCGGGCGATCGAGCGGCTGCACGCGTTGGGACTGCACGGGATGGCGGCCCGCGCCGAGTCGATGCGGCACGTTCTGGCACCGCGCCCCGGCGGCCTGCTCGCCGCGCTGGACGCGGCCCCGGACGCGGGCGTCATCTTCGTCGCGCACACCGGTCTGGACCGGATGCTGACCGGCGCCGACGTGTGGCGGGAACTGCCGATGGACAAACGGATCGTGATGCGGTTCTGGTCGGTGCCGCCCGAGGAGATCCCGGCCGGCCGTGACGAACGCATCGAGTGGCTCTACGACTGGTGGGCGCGGATCGATTTGTGGATCGAGAAGAACCGCTCGGACACCTTGAGGGCGTAG
- a CDS encoding cyclic nucleotide-binding protein has product MTVVETRMSVWEALAGRAPGQPVAPADAGLWDAVVERLNPARARPVLRSGIEHVELTSVRGMPYVMLRSPDGRGGACYLRLAPDEWRLAQLMDGSRTVARLVAEFARIAGRLAPDQVTRVVADLAGNRMLAELPVDAFRPLARVHRRPWPLRFGRTLLAVAQGRRTVLADVDPLVGALYRGGGRFLFTRLAAVLLAVVALVGFAAFCWTWWRGEQAVFLTGGSYAAGAAVLLGLNVVALACHELGHALATKHAGRRVPAAGFLIYFGIPSVFVDTTDVWLAGRRQRLITTAAGPAAGLVLAGVAGIVGLIFPAAAPWTFKLAFAWYLNALFNLNPFLALDGYYLLMDWLEIPNLRTRGLAYVVGRLRRRGPRWSALDREGRLVALYGMLAVLWVVIAVNLFWRIWTDRVAGLALGLWRSGLPARLLLAAVVAGLAAPLVYLAAGWLARRWRRLRGAFAERRHASDTPRRLDALRASALRTLPASALNRLAAQARWVHPRTGQQLVAAGAAQPAVYVVVDGAVEGRAPGDPAGTVRQRLGPGGLVGLASALTGTPATLTWRTAGTTLLALPPTAVATVVGPLPGPPPADRSAAESLFAETPALSGLTPEDRLGLVSRARPVSLPPGAPVRLSGPYDAVVLESGVIALMDGLELRRGTMIGPVGADPPDVVATTRTQTRLWQLPAVAGLPMLLGAAPSQVAEAAAATVRGGPPTSGVHPPADYPPLAAPPGPPPPGDADDRVDRRFERRLWWLVLLLLLFALLISGGNLMPGPAWAEMPADRALLRAERGTVEVRTAGGRLLTLRDGAAAYVAEGDRIEVADRSAGELVFRGGAATVLCAWVEAEVGALRSVGTRPVAPSGELTLDRGRILADTASVSGAFRPLAMTVISQDAVLANRGEAWFAVNAGTARVSLGEVRRNGVSLRATGEQLGCGDGRVVDPPGGTPSAPAPGATSGSPTVQSPSPDLSATSQPTPAPAPNPGVTRQPQPQPTTPATPPSPPGPPPTSAPPPTTAAPTTDPPTSSPTRTPPPTSEPPPTTEPPPNEPPTIFWEIQPQGRITQLVNNEPCSDHPTSVRWMVVVSDDAPDGLTVVARQSGPVEKTETFSGAGTHSGSIGPVASRQGAGGIVTITVTVTDSGGLSRQVESKVEVVDCGNEPGVVT; this is encoded by the coding sequence GTGACGGTCGTCGAGACCAGGATGAGCGTGTGGGAGGCCCTGGCCGGCCGGGCACCGGGCCAGCCGGTCGCCCCGGCCGACGCAGGCCTGTGGGACGCCGTCGTCGAACGGCTCAACCCGGCCCGGGCCCGGCCGGTGCTGCGGTCCGGCATCGAGCACGTCGAGCTGACCTCGGTACGCGGGATGCCGTACGTGATGCTCCGCTCGCCGGACGGTCGCGGTGGTGCCTGCTACCTGCGGCTGGCCCCGGACGAGTGGCGGCTCGCCCAGCTGATGGACGGCAGCCGTACGGTGGCCCGGCTGGTCGCCGAGTTCGCCCGGATCGCCGGCCGGCTCGCCCCCGACCAGGTCACCCGGGTCGTCGCCGACCTGGCCGGCAACCGGATGCTCGCCGAGTTGCCGGTCGACGCGTTCCGACCGCTGGCCCGGGTGCACCGCCGGCCGTGGCCGCTGCGGTTCGGTCGTACCCTGCTGGCCGTGGCGCAGGGCCGGCGTACCGTGCTGGCCGACGTCGACCCGCTGGTCGGCGCCCTCTACCGGGGCGGCGGCCGGTTCCTGTTCACCCGGCTGGCGGCGGTGCTGCTGGCCGTCGTCGCGCTGGTCGGGTTCGCCGCGTTCTGCTGGACCTGGTGGCGCGGCGAGCAGGCGGTCTTCCTCACCGGCGGGTCGTACGCGGCCGGCGCGGCGGTGCTGCTCGGGTTGAACGTCGTCGCCCTCGCCTGCCACGAACTCGGCCACGCCCTGGCCACCAAACACGCCGGCCGCCGGGTGCCGGCCGCCGGATTCCTCATCTACTTCGGCATCCCGTCGGTCTTCGTCGACACCACCGACGTCTGGCTGGCCGGCCGCCGGCAACGGCTGATCACCACCGCCGCCGGGCCGGCCGCCGGGCTGGTGCTGGCCGGCGTCGCCGGCATCGTCGGGCTGATCTTCCCGGCCGCCGCGCCGTGGACGTTCAAACTCGCCTTCGCCTGGTATCTGAACGCCCTGTTCAACCTCAACCCGTTTCTTGCCCTCGACGGCTACTACCTGTTGATGGACTGGCTGGAGATCCCGAACCTGCGCACCCGTGGCCTGGCCTACGTCGTCGGCCGGCTGCGCCGGCGCGGCCCGCGCTGGTCGGCGCTGGACCGGGAGGGCCGGCTGGTCGCCCTGTACGGGATGCTCGCCGTGCTCTGGGTGGTGATCGCGGTCAACCTGTTCTGGCGGATCTGGACCGACCGGGTCGCCGGCCTGGCCCTCGGCCTGTGGCGGTCCGGCTTGCCGGCCCGGCTGCTGCTCGCCGCGGTGGTCGCCGGTCTGGCCGCCCCGCTGGTCTACCTGGCGGCCGGCTGGCTGGCCCGGCGCTGGCGGCGGCTGCGCGGCGCGTTCGCCGAGCGGCGGCACGCCAGCGACACCCCACGGCGGCTGGACGCGCTGCGCGCCAGCGCGCTGCGGACGCTGCCGGCCAGCGCGTTGAACCGGCTCGCCGCCCAGGCGCGCTGGGTGCACCCGCGTACCGGTCAGCAGCTCGTCGCCGCCGGCGCCGCCCAGCCGGCGGTCTACGTCGTGGTCGACGGCGCGGTGGAGGGCCGCGCGCCCGGCGATCCGGCCGGCACGGTCCGGCAGCGGCTCGGACCGGGCGGTCTGGTCGGCCTGGCCAGCGCCCTGACCGGTACGCCGGCCACGCTCACCTGGCGTACCGCCGGTACGACGCTGTTGGCGCTGCCGCCGACGGCGGTCGCCACGGTCGTCGGCCCGCTGCCCGGTCCGCCGCCGGCCGATCGGTCCGCCGCCGAGTCGCTGTTCGCCGAGACCCCCGCGCTGTCCGGGCTGACCCCGGAGGACCGGCTGGGACTGGTGTCCCGGGCCCGGCCGGTGTCGTTGCCGCCCGGCGCGCCGGTCCGGCTGTCCGGCCCGTACGACGCGGTGGTCCTCGAATCGGGCGTGATCGCCCTGATGGACGGCCTCGAACTGCGCCGAGGCACGATGATCGGCCCGGTCGGCGCCGACCCGCCGGACGTGGTCGCGACCACCCGTACGCAGACCCGGCTGTGGCAGTTGCCGGCCGTCGCCGGGCTGCCGATGCTGCTCGGCGCGGCACCGTCGCAGGTGGCCGAGGCCGCCGCGGCGACGGTACGCGGAGGTCCGCCGACCAGCGGCGTGCATCCGCCCGCCGACTATCCGCCGCTGGCCGCCCCGCCCGGCCCGCCACCACCGGGGGACGCCGACGACCGGGTGGACCGCCGGTTCGAGCGCCGGCTGTGGTGGCTGGTGCTGCTCCTGCTGCTGTTCGCGTTGCTGATCAGCGGCGGCAACCTGATGCCCGGACCGGCCTGGGCGGAAATGCCGGCCGACCGGGCGCTGCTGCGGGCCGAGCGGGGCACCGTCGAGGTACGCACCGCCGGTGGGCGGCTGCTGACGTTGCGCGACGGTGCGGCGGCGTACGTCGCCGAGGGGGACCGGATCGAGGTCGCCGACCGGTCGGCCGGTGAACTCGTCTTCCGTGGCGGGGCCGCCACGGTGCTCTGCGCCTGGGTCGAAGCCGAGGTGGGGGCGCTGCGGAGCGTCGGCACCCGGCCGGTCGCGCCCAGCGGGGAGCTGACCCTGGACCGGGGCCGGATCCTGGCCGACACCGCCAGCGTCTCCGGTGCCTTCCGACCATTGGCGATGACCGTGATCAGCCAGGATGCCGTACTCGCCAACCGGGGTGAGGCCTGGTTCGCGGTGAACGCCGGAACGGCCCGGGTGTCGCTCGGCGAGGTGCGGCGCAACGGGGTGTCCCTGCGGGCCACCGGGGAGCAGCTCGGCTGCGGTGACGGCCGGGTGGTCGACCCGCCCGGCGGTACGCCGAGCGCTCCCGCGCCGGGCGCCACGAGTGGATCACCGACCGTGCAGAGCCCGTCGCCGGATCTCTCCGCGACCAGCCAGCCGACGCCGGCCCCGGCGCCGAACCCCGGCGTGACTCGCCAGCCGCAGCCGCAGCCGACCACCCCGGCCACGCCGCCGAGCCCGCCCGGCCCGCCGCCGACCAGCGCCCCGCCGCCGACCACGGCAGCGCCGACGACCGATCCGCCGACGTCGTCGCCGACCAGAACGCCGCCGCCGACCAGCGAACCACCGCCGACCACCGAGCCGCCCCCGAACGAGCCCCCGACCATTTTCTGGGAGATCCAGCCGCAGGGCCGGATCACCCAGCTGGTCAACAACGAACCCTGCAGCGATCACCCGACCAGCGTGCGCTGGATGGTGGTGGTCTCCGACGACGCACCCGACGGGCTGACCGTCGTCGCGCGGCAGAGCGGACCAGTGGAGAAGACGGAGACCTTCAGCGGCGCCGGGACACACAGCGGCTCCATCGGTCCGGTGGCCAGCCGGCAGGGCGCCGGAGGGATCGTGACGATCACGGTCACCGTCACGGACAGCGGAGGACTCAGCCGCCAGGTGGAGAGCAAGGTAGAGGTCGTCGACTGCGGGAATGAACCCGGCGTTGTGACGTAG